The DNA sequence TACAACCAGCATCAGATTCTTCTTTATGATGATGATTATCAGTTATTTGTGATTGGTTTTGAAGACCAGATGAGACCTTATTGTGATAATGACTTCAACGATCTTATCTTCTTTGCCGAAATAGAACCTATAGATCATGTTATCCTGAGCGATGTACAGCCCATTGATCTACCAGCAGACAGCGATGGCGATGGCGTGAGTGATCCCAATGATGATTACCCAAATGATCCCATGCGGGTTTCCACCCACTATTATCCCGTCAGTGTAGATTCCTGTACCCTTGTATTTGAAGACCTCTGGCCAAATCTCGGTGATTATGATTTCAACGATATCGTCATCTATTATCGATATGAGGTTATTCTGGATGCAAATGACCATTTCACAGACTGGTATGCCTATTTTAACCTTAAAGCTGCCGGAGCTGGCTTTGATAACGGCTTTGTTATTGAAGTTCCTTTCTTTACACATGATAACACGATATCTATCACTGAAAGCAGCGATAATATTGAACCTATATATGAGCCTGAAATGACAAAAGCACTGATACACGTTTTCCCCAGCGTAAATGCTCTCACCGGCTATGGCGGTTCATATAATACAGTACCGGAAAACCCTCGACGGAATGACGTCACTTTCTGGTTCCACTTGCAGAATACTAATCCTGACCTGAATACATTTGCTGAATCTTATCAGGAATTCCCTTATAATCCTTTTATCATCCAGAACGGGGACGTTAGTCATGAAATACATCTTATGAATTTTCGCCATTCCGAATTCGGTGATTTCTCTGGTATGGGGGAATGGTATTTCACGGGTGATGATGCCAGTGATCCTGGTGGAACTATGGGTGATCCTACATATTTCGTATCTTCCACTGGAATGCCCTGGGGTTTGAATATACATGCACCATGGGTTTGGCCCGCTGAAAGAAACAGTATTTCCGATACTTATACCCATTTCGTAGAATGGGCAGAAAGCGGTAATACCGTTCAACAGGACTGGTATCTTTTCGAAGCTGGAAATGTCAATATGGAACTGGTATATAATCCTTAATAATCAAAATCAAAATCATATAAGCAGCAGAATATTTTTGATAAAATATCCTGCTGCTTTTTTATTGTAATAATATACAGACCTTCTCGTGGAACAACTTAGCACATACTGACATTATTTTGTTATATAGTTCTTTGTTGTTTTTCCTGATAGGCAGAAATTTGCTAGAGAATGCTATTAGTAAAGGAATTATCATGATGAAAATTAGTGTCAGGAGAGAAAAGACTTAACAGAAAATACAGGGAGTACTAAGAAGGAGAGATATCTGGGCAGGTCATGATTTAAAAAAATATCCGGTGAGAACAAAGATCAGATTTCTTATAATACCTAACCAGGTTCTTTAGACAGTAATTAACGATTCAATTACAAATTATATTATCTTAAAAGCAGATTACCATATGATGTGATAAATAAACCGAGACTTATCCAGCCTAATGCTCCTTCTATCATTACAAGGCATTTTGATAGAATATTGCGAGGATACCAATCTCCTACACCGATAGTAGTGAAAGTACAGAAGGAAAAGTAGAAACAATTCCCGAATAGGATAATTTTATTTTTAATGAATTTCAGTTTTGCCACTTTAATTATTTCAAGCCTTGGTAACTCAAATATAATTTTTTCTATCATTTTCATCTTATCCAGTTGTTCATCCTCTCCTTCCACTATTTTAAACTTAAAACGCAATTCATCCATTGTAAGTATACTGAGTTTATTTTTTATAATATTTTCAAATTCTATATGCTCATGAAGGTTTGAAATATAATCAGGCTTCAAGAAGTAAACAAAAGCAAAAACAAAAATAACTACTAAAGCATAAGGAAATATTCTCAATGGCTGAGTACCGTAACCAGTAGAAATCCAATCCACATAATAAAACAAGGTCTTAAAGATTCTGTTAAGAAATCCAGCATCCGAGTCTTTCCAGTAGTTCTTTCTCAAATAATCATGCGATGCATAATGACAATCATCTACATCATCCAAGCGGTTACGCCTTCTTAAACTTTTCTTCAATGTACTGTACATAGAAATCATTCTCTCTGCTTTATTTGGCCCTTCAGAAACATTGAGATTCATTGTCTTAAGAACATCCCAATCAAAATTGATACCCTCTTGAAATTCATTGTCTTCAAGAGTTATATTATTATTAATACTATCATTTAATGAGGGCTGCAAATTGAATTTTTTCTCTATATTATTTGATTTTAAAATTAAATTATTTGGTCGGTTTATAGTTAGGTTTTTCAAAGTATTTTCTTCCAAAATC is a window from the Candidatus Stygibacter australis genome containing:
- a CDS encoding potassium channel family protein — its product is YHPDNFQETKFGSETINRIIKFYPAKITFDNVNYHVDESISKEKFALGRNLENVNFAERVIYRYLGNIDLEIINSDLNNVILGDLCTQIIIKNSVIENLEIFGRKDNILILEENTLKNLTINRPNNLILKSNNIEKKFNLQPSLNDSINNNITLEDNEFQEGINFDWDVLKTMNLNVSEGPNKAERMISMYSTLKKSLRRRNRLDDVDDCHYASHDYLRKNYWKDSDAGFLNRIFKTLFYYVDWISTGYGTQPLRIFPYALVVIFVFAFVYFLKPDYISNLHEHIEFENIIKNKLSILTMDELRFKFKIVEGEDEQLDKMKMIEKIIFELPRLEIIKVAKLKFIKNKIILFGNCFYFSFCTFTTIGVGDWYPRNILSKCLVMIEGALGWISLGLFITSYGNLLLR
- a CDS encoding LruC domain-containing protein, whose translation is MKRFLFLLMVICIIISACSLTDSDIDISNSYDIPDDFDFATDQKVDFEVSLRNQDGVPISHIRYEIYYVNNQNQHLRIMNVKTDRYGKITKIVTIPSYVRKLYLCGLMDNFELPIVNGEAKYMLGPGHCYGINKNFQGPAPSRSFSYLDGIDYNSQGLPEQIELTAIDPELTARISTSLPEQQDLNDTHPQYIADGVEHNLLLDGYSDIWLTFVSEGTEDCSALGFYTYNQADGPPANPASLDHVLVFPNCSYPGSGGALESGAKIHLGSFEPGTAIGWFIVKDGWQSNAIVSETEQRFYSNAQYNPENASYNQHQILLYDDDYQLFVIGFEDQMRPYCDNDFNDLIFFAEIEPIDHVILSDVQPIDLPADSDGDGVSDPNDDYPNDPMRVSTHYYPVSVDSCTLVFEDLWPNLGDYDFNDIVIYYRYEVILDANDHFTDWYAYFNLKAAGAGFDNGFVIEVPFFTHDNTISITESSDNIEPIYEPEMTKALIHVFPSVNALTGYGGSYNTVPENPRRNDVTFWFHLQNTNPDLNTFAESYQEFPYNPFIIQNGDVSHEIHLMNFRHSEFGDFSGMGEWYFTGDDASDPGGTMGDPTYFVSSTGMPWGLNIHAPWVWPAERNSISDTYTHFVEWAESGNTVQQDWYLFEAGNVNMELVYNP